In a genomic window of Nostoc sp. UHCC 0870:
- a CDS encoding AAA-like domain-containing protein: protein MISLKSQRNPYIIGRPINEPELFCGRQKQLSFVEENLRRGEKVIVLHGERRIGKSSLLQNIPKFVKLDKFKFVSFDLEYHSQETLESLLEKLAEAIVEQLSINTQQVEIPRAEKIKVQKDIFCNKFLPQIYARLKDTKLVLLLDEFDALEPTYIGATLESLFGQLKSVVENNKRLFAVIFAGRKSTDITNLLKIFKSVPIAEVGLLDETSVQQLIIDPASNLLKYTPESIQAIIKLSSGHPYFTQIICFAIFSRARELEKWEVNQEDVEAIVEASVELAEAGLAWYWEALSIPEKVVFSAVAEAERIVNEKHDQRLSQDPLMLLKSYNLLSKNELKLVTKELVSRGFLNAEGNKVKIELVARWLVKRHPLWQEVREFEKRDQQEIKESYEILNQIHQVNKKGITAKIFQHQQESNILENHILNESLQSVSEGVFSFKGKDNTKALVNKIYLATQENKLLILILGLGIGAIAAFIAIISPMMNDHPNDEHSSPPIESNGSR from the coding sequence ATGATATCTCTAAAGTCTCAGAGAAATCCTTATATAATCGGTCGTCCCATCAATGAACCAGAACTGTTTTGTGGGAGACAGAAGCAATTGTCGTTTGTTGAGGAAAATCTGAGGCGAGGCGAAAAAGTAATAGTGCTGCATGGAGAAAGACGAATTGGTAAGTCATCTCTGTTGCAAAATATCCCTAAATTCGTAAAATTAGACAAATTTAAGTTTGTTAGCTTTGATTTAGAGTATCATAGCCAAGAAACACTAGAATCTCTGTTAGAGAAACTAGCAGAAGCTATTGTTGAACAGTTAAGTATAAATACTCAACAAGTTGAAATACCAAGGGCAGAAAAAATAAAAGTCCAGAAGGATATTTTCTGCAATAAATTTCTACCCCAAATTTATGCCAGATTAAAAGATACTAAATTAGTCTTGTTATTAGATGAATTTGATGCTTTAGAACCTACATATATAGGTGCAACACTCGAATCATTATTCGGGCAATTAAAAAGCGTTGTTGAAAATAATAAAAGGCTTTTCGCAGTTATCTTTGCTGGTAGAAAGTCTACAGACATAACAAATTTATTAAAAATATTTAAATCTGTACCAATTGCAGAGGTTGGTTTATTAGATGAGACAAGTGTGCAGCAGTTAATTATTGACCCCGCTTCTAACTTACTGAAATACACACCAGAGTCTATACAGGCGATTATTAAGCTATCTTCAGGACATCCCTATTTTACTCAAATTATCTGCTTTGCAATTTTTAGTAGAGCGAGAGAATTAGAAAAATGGGAAGTAAATCAAGAAGATGTAGAAGCTATTGTAGAAGCATCCGTTGAACTAGCTGAAGCTGGTTTAGCGTGGTATTGGGAGGCTTTATCTATACCAGAAAAGGTCGTATTTTCTGCTGTAGCTGAAGCCGAAAGAATAGTTAATGAAAAACACGATCAACGTCTGAGCCAAGACCCATTGATGCTACTAAAAAGTTATAATCTTTTATCTAAAAATGAATTAAAATTAGTCACTAAAGAACTAGTATCGAGAGGCTTTTTAAACGCAGAGGGTAATAAAGTAAAAATAGAATTAGTGGCGCGTTGGTTAGTGAAACGTCACCCATTATGGCAGGAAGTGAGGGAATTCGAGAAACGAGATCAACAAGAAATTAAGGAAAGTTATGAAATACTGAATCAAATACATCAAGTAAATAAAAAAGGAATTACAGCCAAGATATTTCAACATCAACAAGAAAGTAATATCTTGGAAAATCATATTTTAAATGAATCTCTTCAGAGTGTGTCTGAGGGTGTTTTCTCATTCAAAGGTAAAGATAATACAAAAGCTTTAGTAAATAAAATTTATCTGGCTACACAGGAAAATAAATTACTTATTTTAATACTCGGTTTGGGTATAGGAGCGATCGCAGCTTTTATAGCCATAATTTCCCCCATGATGAACGATCATCCCAATGACGAGCATAGCTCACCGCCGATAGAAAGCAACGGTAGTCGCTAA
- a CDS encoding DUF5615 family PIN-like protein, protein MKLLVDECIDRKFTREFVGYEVKTVSQMGWAGVKNGQLLTLAQAEFDIFITVDRNLSFQQNLLQFDIAVIVLQAKSNRLADLKPLVPNILAVLPKVVQGQAIIVNENNIV, encoded by the coding sequence ATGAAGTTGCTAGTGGATGAGTGTATTGACCGCAAATTTACCAGAGAATTTGTTGGCTATGAAGTGAAAACAGTTTCCCAGATGGGATGGGCAGGAGTTAAGAATGGTCAACTTCTTACTCTTGCACAAGCAGAGTTTGACATTTTCATCACGGTTGATCGCAACTTATCTTTTCAACAAAATCTATTACAGTTCGATATTGCGGTAATAGTCCTGCAAGCAAAATCGAATCGTCTAGCCGATCTCAAGCCTTTAGTCCCAAACATTTTAGCTGTTTTACCAAAGGTAGTTCAAGGACAGGCAATAATAGTTAATGAAAACAACATAGTTTGA
- a CDS encoding DUF433 domain-containing protein, translating to MLKYSSIIRTSPEIMGGTPVFAGTRVPVETLLDYLKAGESIDDFLDGFPTVTREQVIAFLEETGKQILGMVA from the coding sequence ATGCTTAAATACTCCTCAATCATTAGAACATCACCAGAGATTATGGGCGGAACACCTGTTTTTGCTGGTACTAGAGTTCCCGTGGAGACACTTTTAGACTATCTCAAAGCAGGAGAATCTATTGACGATTTTTTAGATGGATTTCCAACTGTGACTAGAGAGCAAGTTATCGCATTTTTAGAAGAAACTGGGAAACAAATTCTTGGTATGGTAGCATGA
- a CDS encoding WD40 repeat domain-containing protein, which produces MEQGLRLLIQLVIEFAPVVVTLIQKRTEKSLDTTKYPIPQAIQAFIEIANTAKPKKSGDTGFEKEKLLQKQLAVYHRETQLEVAKQARDTALNIPEINKILDSWPLRLYPSQILESHIDYGRTPLKIFLAPPQVKFDEFDQNQAENAGIETMLAEGLREFINNHYSLHNPIRPTEFLAGAWDSKRFHSESSIKALFGTLKSEPVLILETENDGDYLNFRIAYWGLGQTNYYYKTISRIPYREIIQQSAKNRALEWRKIRDNLLELGENIEEINKYGKDNVVNLAILEKAEKWQMQGIDISKLGLKYQVNHQDFEQLSQVLITCHSLVAAWVADIYHLVHHDVPPLLPELLSTLLKETFDLQSVQAIATSYQEIYQALEKERLYWIPELALQLAQSLAHLPDRTWSQEQVNYSINTWLDLHQVSLQELANPLEAMQSAIKIEDEEYVQKLKEYFLTVNDRQSVLDVEKLLAAIAHLKHKRTLEAPDLGYTLTGHSGKVTSVAISPEGEFLVSGCTDQNVNVWDINNGKFIRTLAGNLGEVSSVAVSPKGDFVAVGSCEHPRSNVKVWDLKTGKLLHTLLGHQKPVNVVVISPDGQILASGSNKIKIWNLEKGDRISTLWHTSAVHAIAISPDGKILASGSSDTKIRLWNPQTGDPLRTLIGHAGDVKAIAMSPDGQLLFSGSADTTIKIWHLITGKLLYTLTEHTDEITSLTVSSDGQTLFSSSTDTTIKIWRISSCEAIETLTGHSKKVNTIALSPDGKILASGSSDQSIKIWQIDKIH; this is translated from the coding sequence ATGGAGCAAGGATTAAGGCTACTCATTCAATTAGTGATAGAGTTTGCACCTGTGGTTGTTACTCTCATCCAAAAGAGAACGGAAAAAAGTCTAGATACAACTAAATACCCAATTCCTCAAGCAATTCAAGCATTTATTGAAATTGCTAATACAGCCAAACCTAAAAAAAGTGGAGATACAGGATTTGAGAAAGAAAAACTTTTACAAAAGCAACTAGCAGTTTATCACCGTGAAACCCAATTAGAAGTAGCTAAACAAGCAAGAGATACGGCTCTCAATATACCAGAAATTAATAAAATTCTCGATAGCTGGCCTTTAAGATTATATCCTTCACAAATATTAGAATCTCACATAGATTATGGTCGCACACCGTTAAAGATTTTCTTAGCACCACCGCAAGTAAAATTTGATGAATTCGACCAGAATCAGGCAGAAAATGCTGGTATAGAAACAATGTTGGCGGAAGGTTTAAGGGAGTTCATCAATAACCACTACTCCTTACATAACCCCATTAGACCAACGGAGTTTCTAGCAGGTGCTTGGGATAGTAAACGGTTTCATAGTGAATCTAGCATCAAAGCTTTATTTGGCACATTAAAATCAGAGCCAGTTTTAATTTTAGAAACAGAAAATGATGGTGATTATTTAAATTTTCGTATTGCTTATTGGGGTTTAGGACAAACAAATTATTACTATAAAACTATTTCTCGTATCCCTTACAGAGAGATTATTCAGCAATCCGCTAAAAATCGGGCTTTAGAGTGGCGAAAAATCCGCGATAATTTATTAGAGTTGGGAGAAAATATTGAAGAAATCAACAAATATGGCAAAGATAATGTAGTTAATTTAGCTATTTTAGAAAAAGCCGAAAAATGGCAAATGCAGGGAATTGATATCAGTAAATTAGGCTTAAAATATCAAGTTAATCATCAAGATTTTGAGCAACTTTCTCAAGTATTAATTACCTGTCATAGTTTAGTGGCTGCATGGGTAGCAGATATCTATCATCTGGTGCATCATGATGTTCCTCCCTTGCTACCAGAGTTACTATCAACTTTACTCAAAGAGACTTTTGATTTACAATCAGTGCAAGCGATCGCTACAAGCTATCAGGAAATTTACCAAGCTTTAGAAAAAGAGCGGCTTTATTGGATACCAGAGTTAGCTTTACAGTTAGCTCAGAGTTTAGCTCATTTACCCGATCGCACCTGGTCACAAGAACAGGTAAACTACTCCATAAATACTTGGTTAGATTTACATCAAGTCTCACTCCAAGAGTTGGCTAACCCCCTAGAGGCGATGCAATCAGCCATCAAAATCGAAGATGAGGAATATGTGCAGAAGTTAAAGGAATATTTCCTCACAGTCAATGATAGGCAAAGTGTTCTAGATGTGGAAAAATTATTAGCAGCGATCGCACATCTCAAACACAAACGCACTTTAGAAGCCCCCGATCTAGGTTACACCCTCACAGGACATTCCGGTAAAGTCACATCTGTCGCCATTAGTCCAGAGGGTGAATTTTTAGTCAGTGGGTGTACAGACCAAAATGTCAATGTCTGGGATATTAATAATGGTAAATTCATCCGCACTCTAGCCGGGAATTTAGGCGAAGTTTCATCAGTCGCCGTCAGTCCCAAAGGTGATTTTGTTGCTGTGGGTAGCTGCGAACACCCCAGAAGTAACGTCAAAGTCTGGGATTTAAAAACAGGCAAACTACTGCATACACTCCTAGGACATCAAAAACCCGTCAATGTTGTAGTGATTAGTCCAGATGGACAGATTTTAGCAAGCGGTAGCAATAAAATCAAAATCTGGAATTTAGAAAAAGGCGATCGCATTTCCACCCTTTGGCATACATCAGCAGTTCACGCCATAGCTATCAGTCCCGATGGTAAAATCCTTGCTAGTGGGAGTTCCGACACCAAAATCAGACTGTGGAATCCCCAGACAGGCGACCCTTTACGCACACTTATCGGTCATGCTGGTGATGTGAAAGCGATCGCTATGAGTCCTGATGGACAGTTACTTTTTAGTGGTAGTGCAGATACAACCATCAAAATTTGGCACTTAATCACAGGTAAGCTACTTTACACCTTAACAGAACACACCGACGAAATTACATCCTTAACCGTGAGTTCTGATGGACAAACCCTCTTTAGTAGCAGTACAGATACAACCATCAAAATTTGGCGTATTTCCAGCTGTGAAGCCATAGAAACCCTGACTGGACATTCCAAAAAAGTTAATACCATTGCTCTGAGTCCCGATGGTAAAATTCTCGCCAGTGGGAGTTCCGATCAAAGCATCAAGATTTGGCAGATAGATAAAATACATTAA
- a CDS encoding DEAD/DEAH box helicase — MKVLHGSWIPNTASDFIQSGSFYLWIETPISQKKRTHPQVHPGHLSSDELITFLTESLGIKERELLLKQRISSKYFALPTSNNQPLPSPELIKYLEIEVPEEYEDFQYWEVTCYETVGSLKSVTAINIIKLLKDIHFLALYNGNEFQLGSDLLFWYHYTQEFRQIILKDQYIPSLKYRPIAAATTTKKKSKSPQPQEFEIYAGWEIISEQYETNIQKYIEYMPLICVAGNTIQSDKIEFFDQETLLRHFSECLLNNLVTNTPSTAAFDKQIADSLIYYCLYPQKHNPLRTDTALQEYQQWLAWKNRITRSQADSPFHLCFQLHSPTAEQIDNWQMQFLVSSKKDPSLKLALADYWTMNQKTKTGVNKEFGKDFDTNLLLNLGYAARMYPKLWQGLETDSPTGMQLTLEEAFDFLKDSAWVLEDSGFKVIVPAWYTPAGRRRAKVRLKASSRKQAATKGESKSYFGLDSLVQYQYELAIGEQPVTPQEWEQLINAKAPLVHFRGQWMELDRDKMQQLLEFWQSHGDEQPEMSLLEFMQRSAEAGDEWEIEYDAGLSEIMAKLQDKSQLEPISEDLNLQGNLREYQKRGVAWLQYLEKLGLNGCLADDMGLGKSVQVIARLVQEKDSQNSPLPTLLIAPTSVVGNWQREIAKFAPHLKTMVHHGSDRLQNPTDFKAACKQYDVIISSFTLARKDEKLLGSIEWQRLVLDEAQNIKNPKAAQTKAILKISAKHRLALTGTPVENRLLDLWSIFNFLNPGYLGKEAQFRKSFEIPIQKDNDKVKSTTLKKLVEPLILRRVKTDQSIINDLPDKVEQKLYTNLTKEQASLYEVVVKDVEEKLQETEGIKRKGLILSTLMKLKQICNHPRQFLQDSSEFLPERSHKLSRLVEMVDEAVSEGESLLIFSQFTEVCEQIEKYIKHNLHCNTYYLHGGTSRQRREQMIHDFQNPDTEPSVFVLSLKAGGVGITLTKANHVFHFDRWWNPAVEDQATDRAFRIGQKKNVFVHKFVAIGTLEEKIDQMIEDKKKLSSAVVGSDESWLTELDNEAFKQLIALNKSTILE; from the coding sequence ATGAAAGTCCTGCATGGTTCGTGGATACCAAATACAGCATCGGATTTTATTCAGTCGGGTTCGTTTTACCTATGGATAGAAACTCCTATAAGTCAAAAAAAGCGTACTCACCCACAAGTTCATCCTGGACATCTATCTTCAGATGAATTAATTACTTTTTTAACTGAAAGTTTGGGTATTAAAGAACGTGAATTACTATTAAAACAACGTATATCCTCCAAATATTTTGCCCTACCCACATCTAATAATCAGCCCTTACCTTCACCAGAATTAATCAAGTATCTAGAAATCGAAGTTCCTGAAGAATATGAAGATTTTCAATATTGGGAAGTAACTTGTTATGAAACGGTTGGCTCTCTCAAATCAGTAACAGCGATTAATATTATTAAATTACTCAAAGATATTCATTTTTTAGCCCTATATAATGGTAATGAATTTCAACTAGGCTCAGATTTATTATTTTGGTATCATTACACTCAAGAATTTAGACAAATAATTCTCAAAGACCAATATATTCCGTCTCTTAAATATAGACCTATAGCGGCAGCTACAACAACTAAGAAAAAAAGTAAATCCCCACAACCACAGGAATTTGAGATATATGCTGGGTGGGAGATAATTTCTGAGCAATACGAAACAAATATTCAAAAGTATATTGAATATATGCCACTAATTTGTGTGGCAGGAAATACTATACAGAGCGATAAAATAGAATTTTTTGATCAGGAAACTCTATTACGGCACTTTTCTGAATGTCTCCTCAACAATTTAGTTACCAATACACCCTCTACAGCCGCTTTTGACAAACAAATTGCCGATTCTCTGATTTACTATTGTCTTTATCCCCAAAAGCACAATCCACTGAGAACTGATACTGCCCTCCAAGAATATCAGCAATGGTTAGCATGGAAAAATAGAATTACTCGTAGTCAAGCTGATTCACCGTTTCATCTGTGTTTTCAGTTGCATTCTCCCACGGCGGAACAAATAGACAATTGGCAGATGCAATTTTTGGTATCTAGTAAAAAAGACCCTTCTTTAAAGCTGGCTTTGGCTGATTACTGGACGATGAACCAAAAAACCAAAACTGGTGTAAACAAAGAATTTGGTAAGGATTTTGATACTAATTTGCTGCTGAATTTAGGGTATGCAGCACGAATGTATCCTAAACTTTGGCAAGGTTTGGAAACGGACTCTCCCACAGGAATGCAGCTGACTTTAGAGGAGGCGTTTGATTTCCTCAAAGACAGTGCTTGGGTATTGGAAGACTCAGGATTTAAGGTCATTGTCCCGGCTTGGTATACTCCGGCTGGTCGTCGCCGTGCGAAAGTTCGCCTCAAAGCGTCAAGTCGCAAGCAGGCTGCAACTAAAGGTGAAAGCAAAAGCTATTTTGGTTTAGACTCACTGGTGCAGTATCAGTATGAGTTAGCAATTGGTGAACAGCCTGTCACACCCCAAGAGTGGGAACAGTTAATTAATGCTAAAGCACCGCTAGTGCATTTTCGCGGTCAATGGATGGAATTAGACCGGGATAAAATGCAGCAATTACTAGAGTTTTGGCAATCCCACGGCGATGAACAGCCGGAAATGAGCTTGCTGGAGTTTATGCAACGCAGTGCGGAAGCTGGGGACGAATGGGAAATTGAATATGACGCAGGTTTATCAGAAATTATGGCGAAGTTGCAAGATAAAAGTCAGTTAGAACCGATTTCTGAAGACTTAAATCTGCAAGGCAACCTGCGAGAATATCAAAAGCGGGGTGTAGCTTGGTTACAATATTTAGAAAAATTGGGGTTAAATGGCTGTTTGGCAGACGATATGGGACTTGGTAAGTCCGTGCAGGTAATTGCGAGGTTAGTCCAGGAGAAAGATAGCCAAAATTCCCCATTACCCACATTATTAATCGCGCCGACTTCCGTTGTCGGTAACTGGCAAAGAGAAATTGCCAAGTTTGCACCCCATTTAAAAACTATGGTGCATCATGGTAGCGATCGCCTGCAAAATCCTACCGATTTTAAAGCCGCCTGTAAACAGTATGATGTGATCATTAGCTCCTTTACTCTGGCGCGCAAGGATGAAAAACTCCTGGGTAGTATTGAATGGCAACGTCTAGTTTTAGATGAGGCGCAAAATATTAAAAATCCCAAAGCGGCGCAAACTAAAGCAATTCTCAAAATCTCAGCGAAACACCGACTAGCTTTAACCGGTACACCAGTCGAGAACCGCTTACTTGATTTGTGGTCTATTTTTAATTTTCTCAATCCTGGTTACTTGGGTAAAGAAGCACAGTTTCGTAAATCCTTCGAGATTCCCATTCAGAAGGACAACGACAAAGTTAAATCAACTACCTTAAAGAAACTCGTAGAACCTTTAATTTTACGGCGCGTCAAAACAGACCAATCTATTATCAATGACTTACCAGATAAAGTTGAACAAAAGCTCTATACTAACCTGACGAAAGAACAGGCTTCATTATATGAAGTAGTAGTCAAAGATGTCGAAGAGAAATTACAAGAGACCGAGGGGATAAAACGCAAAGGCTTAATTCTCTCCACACTGATGAAATTGAAACAGATTTGCAATCATCCCAGACAGTTCCTTCAAGATAGTAGCGAATTTTTACCGGAGCGATCGCACAAACTTTCCCGCTTAGTAGAAATGGTAGATGAGGCGGTGTCTGAAGGGGAAAGTCTGCTGATATTTAGTCAATTTACAGAAGTCTGCGAACAAATAGAAAAATATATCAAACACAATCTACATTGTAATACTTATTACCTACACGGTGGTACAAGTCGCCAACGTCGGGAACAAATGATTCATGACTTCCAAAATCCTGATACAGAACCATCTGTATTTGTTCTCTCCTTAAAAGCAGGCGGTGTGGGTATCACTTTAACGAAAGCTAATCATGTCTTCCATTTTGACCGTTGGTGGAATCCAGCCGTGGAAGACCAAGCTACAGACCGCGCTTTTCGGATTGGTCAAAAAAAGAATGTCTTCGTCCATAAATTTGTGGCGATTGGAACTTTAGAAGAAAAAATCGACCAAATGATTGAAGATAAGAAAAAACTCTCTTCCGCAGTTGTGGGAAGTGATGAATCATGGCTAACAGAATTAGATAATGAAGCCTTTAAACAACTAATTGCCCTGAATAAAAGCACAATTTTGGAGTAA
- a CDS encoding SWIM zinc finger family protein codes for MNKFSRTWWGDRFIKALEDFTDDSRLQRGRSYARGGKVKSFAIDKNIITAKVRGSVNPYFGVYKEPTYNIVIEITPIAKTRWNEAIKSLSSKASIVSRLLLNEVPENIEENFSQMGLHLLPHSSKDFKTKCSCPDYANPCKHIAGVYYLVASQLDNNPFLLFELRGLSKVELQAKLADSPLGKALSTVLDSQELTIEPSESFYPKLEKQSVSEKPNLREFWLGTKRLPSTIEVANDSGVSAILVKKEGDFPAFWRKDNSFLETMEELYQRVKTKNQNLM; via the coding sequence ATGAATAAGTTTAGCAGAACTTGGTGGGGCGATCGCTTTATCAAAGCACTAGAAGATTTTACCGATGACAGCCGCTTGCAAAGAGGACGTTCTTATGCTCGTGGTGGTAAAGTTAAAAGTTTTGCAATTGATAAAAATATTATCACGGCTAAAGTTAGAGGTTCAGTTAATCCCTACTTTGGAGTTTACAAAGAACCTACATATAATATAGTCATTGAAATTACCCCAATTGCCAAAACTCGCTGGAATGAAGCGATAAAAAGCCTTTCGTCTAAAGCTAGCATTGTTTCACGGTTGTTATTAAACGAAGTTCCCGAAAATATTGAAGAAAATTTTTCCCAAATGGGGTTACATTTATTACCCCATAGTAGTAAAGACTTCAAAACTAAATGTTCTTGTCCAGATTATGCTAATCCTTGCAAGCACATTGCTGGAGTTTATTATTTAGTAGCTTCTCAACTGGATAACAACCCATTTTTATTATTTGAATTACGGGGACTCTCGAAAGTAGAACTACAAGCAAAGCTAGCGGATTCTCCTTTGGGTAAAGCACTATCTACAGTATTAGATTCTCAAGAGTTAACTATTGAACCTAGCGAATCTTTTTATCCAAAGTTAGAAAAACAATCTGTGAGTGAAAAGCCAAATTTAAGAGAGTTTTGGTTAGGGACAAAGCGATTACCTTCTACTATTGAAGTCGCCAATGATAGCGGCGTGTCAGCAATTTTGGTGAAGAAAGAAGGTGATTTTCCAGCTTTTTGGCGAAAAGATAATTCTTTTCTTGAGACAATGGAGGAACTTTATCAACGAGTGAAAACTAAAAATCAAAATTTAATGTAA
- a CDS encoding putative toxin-antitoxin system toxin component, PIN family gives MMKTNRIVIDTNVIVSALIFSKSTTMQAFREAKQNGLILISVEILSELIDVLSRQKFDRYLLREIREDFLASLARETELITINETIDICRDPKDNKFLELAISGKATHIITGDKDLLELHPFRDILIVTPSQFLDSVSSN, from the coding sequence ATGATGAAAACTAACCGTATCGTAATTGATACAAATGTAATTGTTAGTGCATTAATCTTCTCTAAATCTACCACAATGCAAGCTTTTAGAGAAGCCAAACAAAACGGATTAATCTTAATTTCTGTGGAAATTTTATCAGAATTAATTGATGTACTCAGTCGTCAAAAATTTGACCGCTATCTATTGAGAGAAATTCGTGAAGACTTTTTAGCCAGTTTAGCCAGAGAAACAGAATTAATCACAATTAATGAAACAATAGATATTTGTCGAGATCCTAAAGATAATAAATTCTTAGAATTAGCCATTTCTGGAAAAGCCACTCATATTATCACAGGAGACAAAGATTTATTAGAACTGCATCCTTTTCGAGATATCTTGATTGTTACACCGAGCCAGTTTTTAGATAGTGTATCTTCAAATTAA
- the purB gene encoding adenylosuccinate lyase encodes MIERYTLPEMGNLWTESYKLTTWLQVEIAVCEAQAELGYIPSAAVEEIKAKANFDPQRVLEIEAEVRHDVIAFLTNVNEYVGDAGRYIHLGLTSSDVLDTALALQMVASLDVLAQRLEDLIQVIREKAREHRYTVMAGRSHGIHAEPITFGFKLAGWLAEVLRHQQRLQILRETIAVGKISGAVGTYANIEPRVEAIACQKLGLQPDTASTQVISRDRHADYVQQLALVAASIERFAVEIRNLQKTDVLEVEEFFSKGQKGSSAMPHKRNPIRSERLTGMARLVRSHAGAVLENVALWHERDISHSSVERVVLPDACILTHFMLKEITELVKNLLVYPENMARNLNCYGGVVFSQKVLLALVDKGMSREEAYAIVQQNAHNAWNKPEGNFHDLITQDPRVTQKLSPAEIAVCFDPQQHLRHLDEVYQRLGI; translated from the coding sequence TTGATTGAGCGTTATACTTTGCCCGAAATGGGCAACCTGTGGACTGAATCTTATAAGTTAACAACCTGGCTTCAGGTAGAGATTGCAGTTTGTGAAGCCCAAGCTGAATTGGGCTATATTCCGTCTGCGGCTGTTGAGGAAATTAAAGCTAAGGCAAATTTTGATCCGCAACGGGTGTTAGAGATAGAGGCGGAAGTCCGCCATGATGTGATTGCTTTTTTGACGAATGTCAATGAATACGTAGGTGATGCAGGACGTTACATTCACCTGGGATTAACCAGTTCAGATGTATTAGATACGGCTTTAGCATTGCAAATGGTTGCTAGTCTGGATGTTTTAGCGCAACGCCTGGAAGATTTAATTCAGGTAATTCGCGAAAAAGCACGGGAACATCGTTATACAGTCATGGCTGGCCGATCGCACGGGATTCATGCTGAACCCATTACCTTTGGGTTTAAGCTGGCTGGGTGGTTGGCGGAAGTGTTGCGTCATCAACAACGCCTGCAAATTCTCCGCGAAACCATTGCAGTCGGGAAGATTTCTGGCGCGGTGGGAACTTATGCCAATATTGAGCCGAGAGTAGAAGCGATCGCTTGTCAAAAATTGGGACTCCAACCGGATACCGCTTCGACACAAGTTATTTCGCGCGATCGCCACGCCGATTATGTGCAGCAATTAGCCTTAGTCGCCGCCTCCATTGAACGCTTTGCTGTAGAAATTCGCAATCTGCAAAAAACAGACGTTCTGGAAGTGGAAGAGTTCTTCTCGAAAGGTCAAAAAGGCTCTAGTGCTATGCCACATAAGCGCAACCCCATCCGTTCTGAACGATTGACGGGGATGGCGAGATTAGTTAGAAGTCATGCTGGTGCAGTTTTAGAAAACGTCGCTTTGTGGCATGAACGGGACATTTCCCACAGTTCTGTAGAACGGGTAGTTCTCCCAGATGCTTGTATTTTGACGCACTTCATGCTTAAGGAAATCACCGAATTGGTGAAAAACTTGCTAGTCTACCCAGAAAACATGGCGCGGAATCTCAACTGCTATGGTGGGGTGGTATTCAGCCAAAAAGTGCTATTGGCTTTAGTAGACAAAGGAATGAGTCGAGAAGAAGCATATGCGATCGTCCAACAAAACGCCCACAACGCTTGGAACAAGCCAGAAGGAAACTTCCACGACTTAATTACCCAAGACCCCCGTGTAACTCAAAAGCTATCACCAGCAGAAATTGCTGTATGTTTTGACCCCCAGCAACATCTGCGTCATTTAGATGAGGTTTACCAAAGGTTAGGAATTTAG